A section of the Thermogemmatispora onikobensis genome encodes:
- a CDS encoding ATP-binding protein: MTNQEDEQTLEILQEALAVSPENVPLRRHLAELQLRLGRIEEAIEQFQAVLERSNDHASRVNLGRAYYQRGDFERAEQLLQTALEQQATPELYLLLSKNAFARQEYERAGHYYDQALKADESLRESSYEEELARQGIVIRGKLRLLRFADVEEVETDQEIVEKPTISFKDVGGLEDIKEQIRMQILYPLQQPDLFQRFGKRIGGGILLYGPPGCGKTFLARATAGESQCSFINIAIHDILDMYIGNSEKNLHGIFELARRNRPAIVFIDELDALGGSRQQMRFHGLRILTNQLLLELDSISTNNSEILVLGATNSPWFVDSSLRRPGRFDRILFVPPPDLEARCAILRLLLEEKPTEAIDYPQLARQMEKFSGADIRAVCERATDAVLSEALKTGQPRPLRTSDLLAALKQVRPSTLEWFATAKNYATYSNEGGLYDDVLRFMQKAKW, translated from the coding sequence ATGACTAACCAGGAAGACGAGCAGACCCTTGAGATTCTCCAAGAAGCGCTGGCAGTCAGCCCTGAGAACGTTCCGTTGCGGAGGCATCTGGCTGAGCTACAGCTGCGGCTGGGTCGGATTGAGGAAGCGATTGAGCAGTTCCAGGCGGTACTGGAGCGCAGTAACGATCACGCGAGCCGCGTCAACCTTGGGCGCGCCTACTATCAGCGCGGCGACTTCGAGCGCGCGGAGCAGCTTTTACAGACCGCCCTGGAGCAGCAGGCCACTCCCGAGCTTTACCTGCTTCTTTCCAAAAATGCCTTCGCGCGCCAGGAGTATGAACGCGCAGGCCACTACTACGATCAGGCCCTGAAGGCCGACGAGAGCTTGCGCGAGAGCAGCTACGAAGAGGAGCTGGCCCGACAAGGCATAGTGATCCGAGGAAAGCTGCGCCTGCTGCGCTTTGCTGACGTAGAGGAAGTGGAGACCGACCAGGAGATCGTCGAGAAGCCCACCATAAGCTTCAAGGACGTCGGGGGCCTGGAGGACATCAAAGAGCAGATTCGCATGCAGATCCTCTATCCACTCCAGCAACCTGATCTCTTCCAACGCTTTGGAAAGCGCATTGGTGGCGGCATTCTGCTCTACGGGCCTCCTGGATGTGGAAAAACCTTTCTCGCGAGAGCTACCGCAGGAGAGAGCCAGTGTAGCTTCATCAACATTGCCATTCACGATATTCTCGATATGTACATCGGGAACAGCGAGAAGAACCTTCATGGAATCTTCGAGCTGGCACGGCGTAATCGCCCGGCAATCGTCTTCATCGACGAGCTGGATGCCCTCGGAGGGAGCCGACAACAAATGCGCTTCCACGGTCTCCGCATCCTTACCAATCAGCTGCTGCTAGAGCTAGACAGCATCTCCACGAATAATAGTGAGATCCTCGTGCTGGGAGCGACGAATAGCCCTTGGTTTGTCGACAGCTCCTTGCGCCGGCCTGGGCGCTTCGACCGCATTCTCTTTGTGCCTCCCCCGGACCTGGAGGCGCGCTGCGCGATTCTGCGCCTCCTCCTGGAGGAGAAGCCTACCGAGGCCATCGATTACCCACAGCTCGCCAGGCAGATGGAGAAATTCTCTGGCGCCGATATTCGCGCTGTCTGTGAGCGAGCCACAGATGCCGTGCTGAGCGAAGCGCTCAAAACGGGCCAGCCACGCCCCCTGCGCACCAGCGATCTGCTAGCCGCGCTCAAACAGGTTCGTCCCTCAACGCTCGAATGGTTTGCCACCGCCAAAAATTACGCCACCTACAGCAACGAGGGAGGCCTCTACGACGACGTGCTCCGTTTCATGCAAAAGGCCAAGTGGTAA